The Natrinema amylolyticum genome includes the window AGCGCGGCCGGGGCGAGAACTGAGATGGGCAGGAGACAGGCGACGAGGACGACGGTGAGGATGGGCACCGTTCCGTGGCGGTCTGACGGCATGATACGCGTACTGTGTAGTCGTGAAATAAAGACATTCTGGGGGCGACTGTCTGAGTGAGGCGATAGTCAGCCGCGACTGATCGTCCGCTATCCGTCGTGATCGCTGCGCGAATCGGCCTCAGCCCGCCCAGACCAGCGCGTAAATGAACGTAAACAGGAAATAGACGAGAAACACGGAGATGGCCGCCTTGAAGTGGAACGTGAACAGGTCGTACTCCTCGTCGCCACGTTCCTCGTCGAAGGCCTCGCGTTCGGCCTCGGAACACTCCTCGGCGTGATCGACGCCGACGTGGAACGTCACGTATCGCTCGGCTCGGAACGGCCGGCCGCAGTACGGACAGGTCGCGGCGGGCGTCTCCTCCGCGGGCACGTCGTACTCGCGCTCGAGCGCTCGATCGGTCGCCATTCGATCGCCCGTTGTGGTGGCGCGAAGAAGTGTTTGCCGGTCCGAGTCGCGAGCGACGATCGAGGCCCCGTCAGCTCGGGACGTAGGGAGGACTCATCGTCCCCTGCGAGACGAGGTAGAGGCTCACCATGGTGAAGAAGACCATGACGACGATGAGCGGATACTGGCTCCTGATCGCCTGGAGCTTGCCGGGGAACAGGTCGAAGGAAACGGTGTGAGCGACCCACACTGCGAGGACGTGTCCCAGCAGGATGCCGGCGATCTCGACGTAACCGAACCAGCCCGGCAGCGCGTATCGAGTCGGGTTCGGCGGCGGGTGCAACGGCATCGCCAGGGCGTCGAGCAGCGACGGCCACAGCGAGAGCCCGAACCCGACGTAGTGTGCGAGGTGATAGCCGGCGGCGATGGCGAGCAGCGGCGCGGCGAGTCTGTAGCCGAGATATCGGCGGGAGAGATACGTCTCGGCTCGCTCACGGGTTCGGTCGATGGCGGCCCAGTAGACCTTCCAGAACAGGCCGAACCCGCCCACGAGCAAGATGAGATAGACCAGCACCGGCGGCAGTCCGAGTCCGACCAGCGTTTCGACGGTCCAGACGCCCGCCGGCGTGACGATGAACCCACTGTAGGTCAGTTCCCAGACCAGCGCGAGCACGAACGCCACGAGCGACGTGTCCGTGATGAGATCCGGCTCGCTCAGCCGCGATCCGGGATATCGGAGTTCGAACCCGTCGTCGGTTCGCTGGATCGGTGCGACGGCTCCGTAGAGCCGAAACCACAGCGAGAGGGGGTCCCCGCGTCGGAACCACGTCGCCGGCGAAAACACGACCGCACCCGAGATCGTAAACAGCGAGTACATCGTCAGTACGAATATCAGTGCCTGGGGCGACGACGTTAGGGGCGCGACGACCTCGAGCCAGACGAAGGTCAACAGCGCGATGACGGCGGGCCAGGAGTCGTACGACGACGGATAGGATTCGTAGCCGTTCGGGAGCGCCTCGGCGATCCGTCGCCAGGGGTTGAGTGCGGGCCACGGGTTTCCGACGGCGTAGGCGACGATCGTCAGCAGCGCGCGTCCGCCGACGAACGTCACCAGAACGGCCGCGCTGACCAGTCCGATATTCGGCCCGCCGATGCCGGCTGCGAAGACGAGCGCGAGTCCGAGGAGCCCGATCACGCCCAACAGGAGCGAGCCCGCGGTCAGCAGCCGGTCGAGGGACGGCTCGAGCGCGTGGTCGTGATAGGAGCCGATCACGTCACGGTCGGTGACGAGCATCGTCAGCAGGGCCGAGGCACCGACGGCACCGCCACCGGTCGCGAGATAGAGCCACGTCGGGACGCTCACGTCGGCGCTTCCACCGAGGCCGGCGGCGACGTTGCTCGCGGCGACGACGCCGGCACTCGCCGCGAGGGAGACGAGGACGAACCCGAGGACGATACCGGTTCGGCGAGCGAGAGCCGACCGTTCACTCATTGGCGGCGATTCGTCCCGGCGACCCATCTACGTATCGCTTCAACACGGTTCCCGTCGGACGTTCGCATGAGGAAGGTATAAGTATCCGTCACCCACATTCCCCACTAATGGCGAGTCTACGGACGTACACCCTCATTTACGTTGCACTGATACTGCTGGCAACAGGGAAGTTCGTCTTCTTCCACTTCCCCGAGATATTCAACTACCAGATGGCAGTGGGCGGCACGATGATCCTGGCGGTGATCAAGGTGTCGCTGATCGCCGGCTACTTCCAGCACCTGAAAGACGAGCCGCGGTCGATCACCTACCTGATGCTCACCGCGGTGTTCATGGTGTTCCTGCTGACCCTCGCCGCGGGTTACTCGATCCAGTAATCCGCCTCGAGGATTCGACCGTCTCGCGGAGCAGTTCTCCACGTTTCTCGCCGTTTTCCGCATCCCATAGCGCCAGCTCTCCCGGCAATCCGCTGATCTTGGTAGTCGCCGTCTCGCTCGATCTCCGACAGGGCTCGCCCCCAGCCATCGCAAGCGAAAGCGACCGAAACGGCCCCGATCAGCTGCTCGTCACGCCCCGCTGAGAGCGATACGTCCATACGTGTGCAGTGGCTGGCTCACCGAACGAGCGCCCGTTTCTCGAGGACCTGTCGCTGTCAAGCGCGACAGTTTCTCCGCAGTGTCGGCGTCGTACGTCGTGTCCGAAGCCCGACGGTATCTCGCGGTGTTCGCCGTCTGATCACTACTCACCAATCCCTGTCGTCAATTCTACTGAGCGGGCGCTTGGAGACGTTTCACACGCTTCTACAGTACGTACAGATCCTCCTGTACGACCGATTCGGTCGACCGACCACTGGACTCGAGGGGGACTCTTCATAAACCCGTTCGACCGATGGGATCGGCGTGTGCGCTTCGATACCGGTCGTTCTAGACGGCGTTCGTTCGCGGGACTGAACCCTTACATCGGGCTCGAGAGGTCAACGGACGATGGCGATGGTGGTCACGAAACTGGGGCGGCCGACGATCCGAACATCTTCCGGTTGAGCGAAGCCACAGAACGAATTCCGGTCGGGCAGGAGCCACATGTCGTCGCGGGTTTCGATCGCTAACGCAGCAGCTTCCGGGTCCAACGAACGGAAAGAAAACGAGACCGAGTCGTTATTCGCTGCCGAACATCTGGCGCATCATCGGATGCATTTCCATCATCTGCTCCTCGGCGATCTCCTCGTACAGCTTGTACGTGATGGAGACGGCCAGCAGCAGCCCGGTTCCGGTCACGCCGCCGATGGTGCCGAGCATGTTCGCACAGACGGCCAGCAGGCCGACCAGCGCGCCGCCGATGACGGTCACTTGCGGGATGTACCGCTCCATGACCTTCTCGATGACGCCGACGTTCTGTCGGAAGCCGGGGATCTGCATCCCGGAGTTTTGGATCTGTTGTGCCGTCGATTCCGGACCCATGTCGGTGGTCTCCACCCAGAAGATGGCGAAGATCGCGCCACCGACGACCATGAAGGTGACGTCGATGCCGATCCGGATCATTACCTGCCACCACTCCTGGGTGACGGCGGACGTCCACCACATCCAGTCCTGTCGGGAGTAGATCGGGGCCACGTAGTAGAAGAACCCACTGACAGGATTACCCTGTTGGGAGTAGGTTCCGAGCCACCCGGGCATGTTACCCCACTGGCTGTTCAGGATCTGCCCCATGAACTGGACGTTCGCCTGCACTGCGCGAACGAGGATCATGGGCAGGACGCTCGCGTAGATGAGCTTCACGGGGAAGCGCCCGCGAGCACCCTTGACCCGGGCGTGGCTGAGCGGGATCTCGACGCGAACCGACTCCGCGTAGACGACGATCCCGAAGATCAACAGCGTCGTCACCAGCCCGATGAGGTTCCCCTCGGAGACTAACAGGGCATAGAGCCCTTCTCCGGAGGCGATCGACCCGATATCGACCTGTCCGGTCAGAATCTGGTACCAGCTATAGAAGAACCCTTCCGAGTTCGGCTGGATGAAACCGGTGACCAGACGCTGGCTCACGCCGGCGATGATGAACAGCCCGATCCCGCTGCCGACGCCCCATTTACTGACGACCTCGTCCATATAGAGGATGAGGATCCCGCCAATGAGGATCTGGGCGAACATCAGGACCTGGATCTGCGTCGCGGTGAGTGCGATCCCACCGAGTTGCATTGACGTCTGGGCTGGCAGGAAGCCCCCTCCCGGCGGACCGGAGAACACCATCGGGAGCCCGGTCAAGATGACCATCAGGATGACCAGCAGCTTCTGGAGACCCTGATAGAGGACCTGGTCCCGGGGATCGTCCGTGTCGAGTCCGAGTAGGTTCGCACCGCCGAGCAACTGTAAGACGATGCTCGCGGTGACGATCGGACCGATACCGACCTGTAGGACTGATCCGTGTGCTCCGGCGAGGATCGCACGGAACTCCCCGAAGAGGTCGCCCGTCCCGCCGGCCTGATAGCCGAGCAGCGTGATGCTCGTCAGGAAGAAGTACAACATCAGGATGCCGGCCGTCCACATCAGTTTGCGCTTGAAGGGGACGTGCCCCTCCGGACGGCGCACTGCTGGCATCCGCGTGAGGACCGGTTCAGCGGCTTCCTTCCATCCCATATGTTATTCCTCGTCCTGTTCAGCGTCGGCTTCAGCGTCGTCGTCCTCCTGGCCTCGCTCCGAGACAACTGCCTCGCCGCCGGCAGCCTCGAGCTTCTCCTCGGCCGTATCGGAGAACGCGTCCGCCGTTATCTCGAGCGTGTTCCGGACCTGACCGGAGCCGAGGACCTTGACGACGTCGACTTCGTGGCCGTCCTCGACGACGTCGCGTGCATCGAGTCGGTAGCCGTCGTCGGTCTCCTCGGCGAGGCCGTCAGCGACGTAGAGGATCGCGTCCTCGTCTAGCTTCTGGACGTCGATCTCCGCGACATCCTCGCGGATGTCGTGGGGTCGCGTGAAGCCGTGTTTGCCCTTCGGTTCGTAGTTGTGGAACTCGTGTTTGCTGCGCCCGGCACGGCCGCGGCCACCACGGTGGCCCGCACCGCGTCGATTCTTGTGTGAACCGCCGCTGTGGGTCCGCGATCCGCGCTGGCGTCGTTTTTTGCTCGTCATGGTTATCGCATCGATTCTAGGAGGTCGTTAATCTCCCCTGTTGTATGCTTTCCGAGTTGGCCGCCCTCAACGGTCGGCTTCTTGATACCGTCGTGACCTCCCCGCGGTGGGTGAAGTCGAAGGGTCGGTGACAGTCCCTCGTCACGAAGTGTCGTCTCCTCTGCCAGGAGCGCCTCGGCCAGTTCGCCGAAGCCGTCGTACTCCGTGTTGTCGGACAGCCACGCCTCGTCGACGTCCGACTGGTCGCCCTCGAGAGGCTCCGCTCGCTTCGCGAGCAGGGTCTCGAGCACGTCAGCATCGGGCTCGCCGACGGCGACGTAGTCGTTGACCTTCGCGATCATCCCCTCGTAGGCGTCGGTCTCGGGGACGAGCGCACAGTGGTTGACGTTGTGAATGTTGAGCATCGACAGGGTGTCCTGAACGTCTTCCTGTCGGTTCACTTCGCCGCGGATCTGGACGATCGCTTTCATTGGTCAGCCACCTCGGCTTCGTCCCGGTGCCGGTCGCTCCGTCGTCGCGGGTGACGCGACTGGGAGGCGTTTTCGAGCGCGTTGTAGGTCGCTTTCGCGAGATTGACCGTCGTTCGAGTGTTGCCGTGACTCTTTGTCCAGGCGTTCTCGATGCCGGCCAGCTCGAGGACGTGACGGACGGTGTCGCTGGCGGCCAGCCCCAGCCCTTCGGGGGCGGGGATGACTTCGACCTCGACGGAGCCGGCTTTGCCGGTCGTCCGTCGGGTCAGCGAGTGTGGCCGGTCCGAGCGGTCCTCCCAGGAGCCCGAACCGCGCGGGACCTGGATCATGTTCAGTTTCGCGATACCGATCGCCTTCTGGATGGCAGAGCCGACCTGATCGTCTCGGCCTTCGGCGTAGCCGATGAACCCATCGCGGTTGCCGACGGCGACGACACAGCGGAACTTCACGCGTCGTCCGGAGTCGGTCATCCGCTGGACCATGTTGATGTCCAGCACTTCGTCTTCCAGTCCGGGCAGGAGCTGGTCGACGAGTTCGGGTTCCTTCAGCGGCAGTCCAGAGTTGAGAGCGTCCTCCATCGTCTCGATTTCGCCCTCCTGGACCATCCGGCCGAGACGGGTAACGGGCTCCCATCCGCCGTCGTTGTAGTTGTTTCCACTCATTCGAGAATCGCCTCTCGTACCTCGTCGAAGTGTTCGGGGAGATCCGTCGCGTCGAACTCGCCGCTGTACAGCGGCTCGTCTAACTGTTCGGCGTACTCGGCGATGTGCTCGCCGCGCGTGCGCGACCAGTCCGCCAGTACGCTATCGTTGTGCGGGATCTCGAGGCCCGCGTCGATCGCGCCCTCCTGTACCGCGAACACCTTGTTGCCGGGCGTGGCCGTGTTGAGGCCGATGTCGAGGACCGCTTCCTCGAGACCGGCTTCGACGGCCCGCTGGCCGGCCAGCAGGCCAGTCAGATATGCCGCGGAAATGTTACTCGTGGGTGCGTCCCAGCCGTACTCCGCCAGATCGCTCGAGTGTGCACTCGCAAGCGTCTCGTCTCCCTGAGGTCCGGGAGTGATCAGCTGCGCCGTAGTATGCTTGTTACTCTTGCGAGCAACGAGGCGGGGCTTTCCCGATTTCAGCAGGCGCAACCTCTGGTGGTAGTCCGTCCGGACCTCACGGCGACGCCGCATCGGTACTTTGTATCGTGGTCCTGTCGCCATTATTGGTCACCGTAGTTTTCGTCGATGTAGTTCATCAGGTACCGGACGCTACGGAACTCCCCGCCGCCAGCCTTCTTGTAGAGCTCGCGGTACTGCGTGGGCGTCAGTTCGCCCTTGTCGCGGAGTTCGCGCAGCTTCCGTCGCTGTGCGCGAATCTTGTTCTGCCATTCGTCCTTCTCGTTCTGGCGTGCGCCCTTCTTGCCGCGTCGCTTGCCCTGGCCGTTCTGGTGGCCGTAGGCGCGCTTCGCGTTCCGTTCGCGGGCGCGGCCGCGAGAGTTGCCCGAGGCGTCGTCAGCCTGAATGCGACCCTCGTCGACGAGTTCTCGGATCTCGTCGCGCGTGATCGCTTCGGCGATGTCTCCCTGAGCCTCCGGATCGAACCAGACGCGGTTCTTACCGACGTCCATGACGTCGGCAGCCAGTCGCTTCTGTGCTGAGAGATCAGTCATTGGATTCCACCTCGACTTCCTCGTAGGTCGGGTTCAGGACGCGAACGTCCTGCTCTTCGGCGAGTTCTTCGATCCGCTCGCGCTTGCGCGCACCGACAGCGGATGCGATCCGAACCGCCTCACGAGAGCCGTCGACGCCCTCGAGGTCGTCCGTGTTCTCGACGTAGACTTCCTCGAAGCCGCTGGGGTGTTTGCCGCGGACTTCTTTGGGCGTGCGGTAGCCGGCCTCGACTTTCGGGCCCTTGCCCTTGACGCCGCGTCGCTGCTTGGACAGCTGACCGCGAGGTCGCCGCCACGATTTGGGCGTCCGCTTTTTCTTGTGGTAATCCTGCCGGTTGAACTGCGGTTTCCCTTCGCTCTTCCGACGGTTGAGGAGTCGTTCCTCCTTGTCGGAGAGCTCGGGCGTCTTCTCGGTCAGCCCGCGGGGCTGCAGTTCGGTCTCGACGTCTTCGTCGGGTTCCGCCTCCTCCTCGACCCCTTCGTCTTCGATCTCGGCCTCGGTCTCCTCGGTGACCTCGAGGTCAC containing:
- a CDS encoding DUF7410 domain-containing protein encodes the protein MATDRALEREYDVPAEETPAATCPYCGRPFRAERYVTFHVGVDHAEECSEAEREAFDEERGDEEYDLFTFHFKAAISVFLVYFLFTFIYALVWAG
- a CDS encoding cytochrome C oxidase subunit IV family protein, which produces MASLRTYTLIYVALILLATGKFVFFHFPEIFNYQMAVGGTMILAVIKVSLIAGYFQHLKDEPRSITYLMLTAVFMVFLLTLAAGYSIQ
- the secY gene encoding preprotein translocase subunit SecY — translated: MGWKEAAEPVLTRMPAVRRPEGHVPFKRKLMWTAGILMLYFFLTSITLLGYQAGGTGDLFGEFRAILAGAHGSVLQVGIGPIVTASIVLQLLGGANLLGLDTDDPRDQVLYQGLQKLLVILMVILTGLPMVFSGPPGGGFLPAQTSMQLGGIALTATQIQVLMFAQILIGGILILYMDEVVSKWGVGSGIGLFIIAGVSQRLVTGFIQPNSEGFFYSWYQILTGQVDIGSIASGEGLYALLVSEGNLIGLVTTLLIFGIVVYAESVRVEIPLSHARVKGARGRFPVKLIYASVLPMILVRAVQANVQFMGQILNSQWGNMPGWLGTYSQQGNPVSGFFYYVAPIYSRQDWMWWTSAVTQEWWQVMIRIGIDVTFMVVGGAIFAIFWVETTDMGPESTAQQIQNSGMQIPGFRQNVGVIEKVMERYIPQVTVIGGALVGLLAVCANMLGTIGGVTGTGLLLAVSITYKLYEEIAEEQMMEMHPMMRQMFGSE
- a CDS encoding uL15m family ribosomal protein: MTSKKRRQRGSRTHSGGSHKNRRGAGHRGGRGRAGRSKHEFHNYEPKGKHGFTRPHDIREDVAEIDVQKLDEDAILYVADGLAEETDDGYRLDARDVVEDGHEVDVVKVLGSGQVRNTLEITADAFSDTAEEKLEAAGGEAVVSERGQEDDDAEADAEQDEE
- the rpmD gene encoding 50S ribosomal protein L30, whose product is MKAIVQIRGEVNRQEDVQDTLSMLNIHNVNHCALVPETDAYEGMIAKVNDYVAVGEPDADVLETLLAKRAEPLEGDQSDVDEAWLSDNTEYDGFGELAEALLAEETTLRDEGLSPTLRLHPPRGGHDGIKKPTVEGGQLGKHTTGEINDLLESMR
- a CDS encoding 30S ribosomal protein S5, which encodes MSGNNYNDGGWEPVTRLGRMVQEGEIETMEDALNSGLPLKEPELVDQLLPGLEDEVLDINMVQRMTDSGRRVKFRCVVAVGNRDGFIGYAEGRDDQVGSAIQKAIGIAKLNMIQVPRGSGSWEDRSDRPHSLTRRTTGKAGSVEVEVIPAPEGLGLAASDTVRHVLELAGIENAWTKSHGNTRTTVNLAKATYNALENASQSRHPRRRSDRHRDEAEVADQ
- a CDS encoding 50S ribosomal protein L18: MATGPRYKVPMRRRREVRTDYHQRLRLLKSGKPRLVARKSNKHTTAQLITPGPQGDETLASAHSSDLAEYGWDAPTSNISAAYLTGLLAGQRAVEAGLEEAVLDIGLNTATPGNKVFAVQEGAIDAGLEIPHNDSVLADWSRTRGEHIAEYAEQLDEPLYSGEFDATDLPEHFDEVREAILE
- a CDS encoding 50S ribosomal protein L19e, producing MTDLSAQKRLAADVMDVGKNRVWFDPEAQGDIAEAITRDEIRELVDEGRIQADDASGNSRGRARERNAKRAYGHQNGQGKRRGKKGARQNEKDEWQNKIRAQRRKLRELRDKGELTPTQYRELYKKAGGGEFRSVRYLMNYIDENYGDQ
- a CDS encoding 50S ribosomal protein L32e — translated: MADDEPQELEDISGVGASKADALRDAGFESIQDVKEADQDDLAEADGVGNALAARIKADVGDLEVTEETEAEIEDEGVEEEAEPDEDVETELQPRGLTEKTPELSDKEERLLNRRKSEGKPQFNRQDYHKKKRTPKSWRRPRGQLSKQRRGVKGKGPKVEAGYRTPKEVRGKHPSGFEEVYVENTDDLEGVDGSREAVRIASAVGARKRERIEELAEEQDVRVLNPTYEEVEVESND